In one Sphingobium sp. MI1205 genomic region, the following are encoded:
- the nusA gene encoding transcription termination factor NusA, which yields MANAISANKAELLAIANSVASEKMIDKAIVIEAMEDAIQRAARARYGAENDIRAKLDPDSGDLRLWRVVEVVEAVDDYFKQVDLKQAQKLKKDAVVGDFIVDPLPPIDLGRIDAQSAKQVIFQKVRDAERERQHEEFKDRVGEIITGVVKSVEFGHVVVNLGRAEGVIRRDQQIPREVVRVGDRIRSVILNVRRENRGPQIFLSRAHPEFMKKLFAQEVPEIYDGVIEIKAAARDPGSRAKIGVISRDSSIDPVGACVGMKGSRVQAVVQEMQGEKIDIIPWSEDTATFVVNALQPAQVARVVIDEEEERIEVVVPDDQLSLAIGRRGQNVRLASQLTGKAIDIMTEADASEKRQKEFVTRSELFQNELDVDETLSQLLVAEGFGELEEVAYVGVEELAAIEGFDEDLAAELQSRAQEALDRREAAAREERRALGVEDALADMPHLNEAMLVTLGKAGIKTLDDLADLATDELVAKKRVDQRRRRSETTEDKGGVLAEYGLSEEQGNEIIMAARAHWFEGEEA from the coding sequence ATGGCCAACGCCATTTCCGCCAACAAGGCCGAGCTGCTCGCGATTGCGAACAGCGTCGCCAGCGAAAAGATGATCGACAAGGCGATCGTCATCGAGGCGATGGAAGATGCGATCCAGCGCGCCGCCCGTGCACGCTACGGCGCTGAAAACGACATCCGCGCAAAGCTGGACCCCGACAGCGGCGACCTGCGCCTGTGGCGCGTTGTCGAAGTCGTCGAGGCGGTTGACGACTATTTCAAGCAGGTGGACCTCAAGCAGGCGCAGAAGCTGAAGAAGGACGCCGTTGTCGGCGACTTCATCGTCGATCCGCTGCCCCCGATCGACCTGGGTCGCATCGATGCGCAGTCGGCCAAGCAGGTGATCTTCCAGAAGGTCCGCGATGCCGAGCGCGAGCGCCAGCATGAGGAATTCAAGGACCGCGTGGGTGAAATCATCACCGGCGTCGTGAAGTCCGTCGAGTTCGGCCATGTCGTCGTAAACCTGGGCCGCGCCGAGGGCGTCATCCGCCGCGACCAGCAGATCCCGCGTGAAGTCGTCCGCGTCGGCGACCGCATCCGTTCGGTCATCCTGAACGTCCGCCGCGAAAATCGCGGCCCGCAGATTTTCCTGAGCCGCGCGCATCCCGAATTCATGAAGAAGCTGTTCGCGCAGGAAGTGCCCGAAATCTACGACGGCGTGATCGAGATCAAGGCCGCCGCCCGTGATCCGGGCAGCCGCGCCAAGATCGGCGTCATCAGCCGGGACAGCAGCATCGACCCCGTCGGCGCCTGCGTCGGCATGAAGGGCAGCCGCGTGCAGGCCGTCGTGCAGGAAATGCAGGGCGAGAAGATCGACATCATTCCCTGGAGCGAGGATACCGCGACCTTCGTCGTCAACGCGCTCCAGCCCGCGCAGGTCGCCCGCGTCGTCATCGACGAGGAAGAAGAGCGCATCGAAGTCGTCGTTCCCGACGATCAGCTGTCGCTCGCCATCGGTCGTCGCGGCCAGAATGTCCGTCTCGCCAGCCAACTGACGGGCAAGGCGATCGACATCATGACCGAGGCCGACGCATCCGAGAAGCGGCAGAAGGAATTTGTCACCCGCTCCGAACTGTTCCAGAACGAGCTGGACGTCGATGAGACGCTGTCGCAGCTGCTGGTGGCCGAAGGCTTTGGCGAGCTGGAAGAAGTCGCCTATGTCGGCGTCGAGGAACTGGCCGCGATCGAAGGGTTCGACGAGGATCTGGCCGCCGAGCTGCAAAGTCGCGCGCAGGAAGCGCTGGACCGCCGCGAGGCTGCCGCCCGCGAGGAACGGCGCGCGCTGGGCGTCGAGGATGCGCTGGCCGACATGCCGCACCTGAACGAAGCGATGCTGGTGACGCTGGGCAAGGCGGGCATCAAGACGCTCGACGACCTGGCCGACCTTGCTACCGACGAACTGGTCGCCAAGAAGCGCGTCGATCAGCGCCGCCGCCGCAGCGAAACCACCGAAGACAAGGGTGGCGTGCTGGCCGAATATGGCCTGAGCGAAGAGCAGGGCAATGAGATCATCATGGCCGCGCGCGCCCATTGGTTCGAGGGTGAGGAAGCCTAA
- a CDS encoding tautomerase family protein, which yields MPFVDIRLAGNATREQKAAIVADVTQSLVERLGKSPAAVQVVISEVSTENYGSGGLLVADRAAPPQTGEDANVAVTSR from the coding sequence ATGCCCTTTGTCGATATCCGTCTGGCCGGAAACGCCACCCGTGAGCAGAAGGCGGCCATCGTCGCCGACGTGACCCAGTCGCTTGTCGAGCGGCTGGGGAAGTCGCCTGCTGCCGTGCAGGTGGTGATTTCCGAAGTTTCGACGGAAAATTATGGGTCTGGCGGCCTGTTGGTCGCCGATCGCGCGGCGCCGCCGCAAACCGGGGAGGACGCCAATGTTGCGGTCACTTCCCGATGA
- a CDS encoding DUF448 domain-containing protein, with amino-acid sequence MTERKCILSSERDDPDALVRLAVGPEGQVLPDVRAKAPGRGAWIGVSRAELEQALAKGKLKGALARAFKTGELQIPDNLPDLIEEGLRRALLDRLGLESRASMLLTGSEKIDVACRKGDVRLLLHASDAAADGNRKLDQALRVGQEAEGSDLAGIVLPVDRQALSMAMGRDNVVHIAVTDSRAASRLRAAIGRLESYLGCATGAPVHGEQDSAGALGA; translated from the coding sequence ATGACCGAACGCAAGTGCATTTTGTCGAGCGAAAGGGATGATCCCGATGCTCTGGTCCGGCTGGCGGTCGGGCCTGAGGGTCAGGTGCTGCCGGACGTCCGGGCCAAGGCTCCGGGCCGGGGCGCGTGGATAGGGGTTTCGCGCGCCGAACTGGAGCAGGCCCTTGCCAAGGGCAAGCTGAAGGGCGCGCTGGCACGGGCGTTCAAGACCGGCGAGTTGCAGATCCCGGACAACCTGCCCGATCTGATTGAGGAGGGCCTTCGCAGGGCGCTGCTTGACCGGCTGGGGCTGGAATCGCGCGCATCAATGCTGCTGACCGGTTCTGAAAAGATCGATGTCGCCTGCCGTAAGGGCGACGTTCGCCTGCTGCTTCATGCCAGCGATGCGGCCGCCGATGGCAACCGCAAGCTGGACCAGGCGCTGCGCGTCGGGCAAGAGGCGGAAGGCAGTGATTTGGCAGGTATCGTCTTGCCTGTGGACCGACAGGCCCTATCTATGGCAATGGGGCGCGACAACGTCGTCCATATCGCAGTGACCGACTCGCGTGCGGCGTCGCGTCTGCGTGCGGCCATAGGCCGCTTGGAAAGCTATCTGGGTTGCGCTACCGGGGCGCCAGTGCATGGGGAGCAGGACTCCGCCGGTGCATTGGGCGCCTGA
- the infB gene encoding translation initiation factor IF-2 encodes MSDSKEDKPVLGRKPLGIKRTVESGQVQQQFSHGRKNTVVVEVKRRRILGKPGEAGGAPASAPQADPTPAPVAATPAPPPPRAPQPAAPARPAPQQSLMSRQELQAKLLREAEEARMTALEDARRREDAQRLAAIEEEKRRAEENRAAAETADAAATHQVEEEAKAPATPAAEPAPAAVEEQPAPQAAEERPAAAPASAAPPPRRFTPVTPVKRPEPAKPERAKRGDDNRRQSGKLTVTRALADDDSARARSLAALKRAREKERRAHYSGGAQQREKQVRDVVVPESITVQELANRMAEKGADLVKSLFKMGTAVTLNQPIDQDTAELLVEEFGHRIQRVSDADVEIGIEGDVDAPETLQSRPPVVTIMGHVDHGKTSLLDALRGTSVVSGESGGITQHIGAYQIKTKGGDTITFLDTPGHEAFSEMRARGANVTDIVILVVAADDGLMPQTIEAINHTKAAGVPMIVAINKIDKPEANPQRVRERLLEHEVVVEDMGGETQDVEVSALKGTGLDTLIEKILLQSELLELTANPDRPAEGNVVEAQLDKGRGAVATVLVRKGTLKVGDTFVIGAESGKVRALINDKGQNVKVAGPSTPVEVLGLSGVPLAGDQMTVVENEARAREVAAYRQEQATKKRTTSAPTSFEHMFSALNTTMIEYPVVVKGDVQGSVEAIVSSLNRISTDEIKVRILHSGVGAITESDVTLAAASRAPLIGFNVRPNAKARQLAEREKISLRYYDVIYDLLEEVRGEMAGQLAPERIETIVGRAEVLQVFPAGKKDKAAGLLVLDGIIRKGLSARLTRDDVIVSRTNIASLRRFKDDVSEVRAGMECGAVLQDTNDIKPGDTLELFEVEERARTL; translated from the coding sequence ATGAGTGACAGCAAGGAAGACAAGCCGGTTCTGGGCCGCAAGCCGCTGGGCATCAAGCGGACCGTGGAATCCGGCCAGGTGCAGCAGCAGTTCAGCCATGGCCGCAAGAATACGGTCGTGGTTGAGGTGAAGCGGCGCCGCATCCTGGGCAAGCCCGGCGAGGCCGGTGGTGCGCCCGCATCTGCGCCGCAGGCTGATCCGACCCCGGCGCCTGTCGCCGCCACGCCAGCACCGCCGCCGCCGCGCGCGCCGCAGCCAGCCGCTCCGGCTCGCCCGGCGCCGCAGCAGAGCCTGATGTCGCGTCAGGAATTGCAGGCCAAGCTGCTGCGTGAGGCCGAGGAAGCCCGCATGACCGCGCTGGAAGATGCGCGCCGCCGTGAGGATGCGCAGCGTCTGGCCGCTATCGAAGAGGAAAAGCGCCGGGCCGAGGAAAATCGCGCCGCCGCCGAGACCGCCGATGCTGCGGCTACGCATCAGGTAGAGGAAGAGGCGAAGGCGCCTGCCACGCCGGCCGCCGAGCCCGCGCCTGCCGCGGTAGAGGAGCAGCCCGCGCCGCAAGCGGCCGAGGAACGTCCGGCCGCCGCGCCCGCCTCGGCTGCGCCGCCGCCGCGCCGCTTTACGCCGGTGACGCCGGTCAAGCGGCCTGAACCCGCCAAGCCCGAACGCGCCAAGCGTGGTGATGACAACCGCCGCCAGTCCGGCAAGCTGACCGTCACCCGCGCTCTGGCGGATGACGACAGCGCTCGCGCCCGTTCGCTCGCCGCGCTCAAGCGCGCTCGTGAAAAGGAGCGTCGCGCCCATTATTCGGGCGGCGCGCAGCAGCGTGAAAAGCAGGTCCGTGACGTCGTGGTGCCGGAAAGCATCACCGTGCAGGAACTTGCCAACCGCATGGCCGAAAAGGGCGCGGACCTGGTGAAGTCCCTGTTCAAGATGGGCACCGCCGTCACGCTCAATCAGCCGATCGATCAGGATACGGCGGAACTGCTGGTCGAAGAATTCGGCCATCGCATCCAGCGAGTGTCCGACGCTGACGTTGAAATTGGCATTGAAGGCGATGTTGACGCGCCCGAAACGCTGCAATCGCGTCCGCCGGTCGTCACGATCATGGGCCATGTCGATCATGGCAAGACGTCGCTGCTCGACGCGTTGCGCGGCACCAGCGTGGTGTCGGGCGAAAGCGGGGGTATCACGCAGCATATCGGCGCCTATCAGATCAAGACCAAGGGCGGTGACACGATCACCTTCCTTGATACGCCGGGCCATGAAGCCTTTTCGGAAATGCGCGCCCGTGGCGCCAACGTCACCGACATCGTCATCCTGGTGGTGGCGGCCGACGACGGTTTGATGCCGCAGACGATCGAGGCGATCAATCATACCAAGGCCGCTGGCGTGCCGATGATCGTGGCGATCAACAAGATCGACAAGCCCGAAGCCAATCCCCAGCGGGTGCGCGAGCGCCTGTTGGAGCATGAGGTTGTCGTCGAGGATATGGGCGGCGAAACGCAGGATGTCGAAGTGTCGGCGTTGAAGGGCACTGGCCTGGACACGCTGATCGAAAAGATCCTGCTTCAGTCCGAACTGCTCGAACTGACCGCCAATCCCGACCGCCCGGCCGAAGGCAATGTGGTTGAGGCGCAGCTGGACAAGGGCCGTGGTGCGGTCGCGACCGTGCTGGTGCGCAAGGGCACGCTGAAGGTCGGGGACACGTTCGTCATCGGCGCGGAAAGCGGCAAGGTGCGTGCGCTGATCAACGACAAGGGGCAGAATGTGAAGGTCGCAGGGCCTTCAACCCCGGTCGAGGTGCTGGGCCTGTCGGGCGTTCCGCTGGCCGGTGATCAGATGACCGTTGTCGAGAATGAGGCGCGCGCCCGTGAAGTCGCCGCCTATCGCCAGGAACAGGCGACGAAGAAGCGGACCACTTCGGCCCCGACGAGTTTCGAGCATATGTTCTCGGCGCTCAATACGACCATGATCGAATATCCGGTGGTGGTGAAGGGCGATGTGCAGGGTTCGGTCGAGGCCATCGTGTCGTCGCTGAACCGTATCTCAACCGACGAGATCAAGGTCCGCATCCTGCATTCGGGCGTTGGCGCGATTACCGAAAGCGACGTTACGCTGGCCGCTGCCAGCCGCGCGCCGCTGATCGGGTTCAACGTGCGTCCCAATGCCAAGGCGCGTCAGCTGGCGGAGCGCGAGAAGATTTCGCTGCGCTATTATGACGTGATCTACGACCTTCTGGAGGAAGTACGCGGCGAAATGGCCGGGCAGCTGGCTCCGGAGCGGATCGAGACGATCGTGGGCCGTGCGGAAGTGTTGCAGGTGTTCCCGGCGGGCAAGAAGGACAAGGCGGCTGGCCTGCTCGTCCTGGACGGCATCATCCGCAAGGGATTGTCGGCACGCCTTACCCGCGACGATGTCATCGTATCGCGTACCAACATCGCCTCGCTCCGCCGCTTCAAGGACGATGTGTCCGAAGTGCGCGCGGGTATGGAGTGCGGTGCGGTGTTGCAGGACACGAACGACATCAAGCCCGGCGATACGCTCGAACTGTTCGAGGTCGAAGAGCGCGCCCGGACGCTGTAA
- the rbfA gene encoding 30S ribosome-binding factor RbfA has product MAQQPEGPSVRLLRVGEQVRHVLSEILQRGDVHDDVLTKHVVSVTEVRMSPDLRHATVFVKSLLGQDEEAVLKALRTNTAYLQREVATRIRLKYAAKLKFLSDESFDEGSHIDKLLRDPKVAQDLAEPDEEG; this is encoded by the coding sequence ATGGCCCAACAACCCGAAGGCCCTTCCGTCCGATTGCTTCGCGTGGGCGAACAGGTGCGTCATGTCCTGTCCGAAATTCTCCAGCGCGGCGATGTGCATGACGATGTGCTGACCAAGCATGTCGTCAGCGTGACGGAAGTGCGCATGTCGCCTGACCTGCGCCACGCAACGGTGTTCGTGAAATCGCTGCTGGGGCAGGATGAGGAAGCGGTGCTGAAGGCGCTGCGCACCAACACCGCTTACCTCCAGCGCGAGGTGGCGACACGTATTCGCCTGAAATATGCGGCGAAGCTGAAATTCCTGAGCGATGAGAGTTTCGACGAGGGCAGTCATATCGACAAGCTGCTGCGCGATCCCAAGGTGGCGCAGGATCTGGCCGAACCTGACGAAGAGGGCTGA
- the truB gene encoding tRNA pseudouridine(55) synthase TruB: MHGWIILDKPHGLGSTQAVSAVKRALRQSGAGKWKVGHGGTLDPLATGVLPIAVGEATKLAGRMLDSDKIYDFTIRFGAQTDTLDLEGAVIAESDVRPTMAALEAVLPTFTGAIEQAPPAYSAILIDGQRAYDLARAGQEVEMKTRSVTIHSLRVPASSREPVEALEEVALTAHVSKGTYIRSLARDIALALGTVGHVTMLRRVKAGPFTLESAISLDKLDDAARGGGIAQCMLPLTAGLDDIPALAVSPDDALALRQGKVLVGKPHTGLMLAMDGQTPVALVEASGPEIRVVRGFNL; this comes from the coding sequence ATGCACGGCTGGATCATCCTCGACAAACCCCATGGCCTTGGCTCGACGCAGGCGGTGAGCGCGGTGAAACGCGCCTTGCGGCAGAGCGGCGCGGGCAAGTGGAAGGTGGGGCATGGCGGTACGCTGGACCCGCTGGCGACCGGCGTGCTGCCGATCGCGGTCGGGGAGGCGACGAAGCTGGCGGGGCGGATGCTCGACAGCGACAAAATCTATGATTTCACGATCCGCTTCGGTGCGCAGACGGACACGCTGGACCTGGAAGGGGCGGTGATCGCGGAGAGCGATGTGCGGCCGACGATGGCGGCGCTGGAAGCTGTGCTGCCCACGTTCACGGGCGCGATCGAGCAGGCGCCGCCAGCCTATTCCGCCATATTGATCGACGGCCAGCGCGCCTATGATCTTGCCCGCGCGGGGCAGGAGGTGGAGATGAAGACGCGCAGCGTCACCATCCACTCTCTCCGCGTCCCTGCGTCTTCGCGTGAACCGGTGGAAGCCCTGGAAGAGGTGGCGCTGACCGCCCATGTGTCCAAGGGCACCTACATCCGCTCGCTTGCTCGCGACATTGCGCTGGCGCTGGGCACGGTGGGCCATGTCACCATGCTGCGACGGGTGAAGGCGGGGCCGTTCACCCTGGAATCCGCGATTTCGCTGGACAAATTGGATGATGCTGCTAGGGGCGGCGGCATCGCGCAGTGCATGCTGCCGTTGACCGCAGGGCTGGACGACATCCCGGCTCTTGCAGTCTCTCCCGATGATGCATTGGCTCTCCGACAGGGGAAGGTGCTTGTGGGGAAACCGCATACCGGCCTGATGCTGGCGATGGATGGGCAAACGCCCGTCGCGCTGGTCGAAGCCAGTGGCCCGGAAATACGGGTGGTGCGCGGCTTTAATCTCTAA
- the rpsO gene encoding 30S ribosomal protein S15: MSITAERKEALIKEHARAEGDTGSPEVQVAILSERISNLTEHFKGHHKDNHSRRGLLMLVNKRRSLLDYLKKKDGARYTDLIAKLGLRK; encoded by the coding sequence ATGTCGATTACTGCAGAGCGCAAGGAAGCGCTGATCAAGGAACATGCCCGCGCCGAAGGCGACACCGGTTCGCCGGAAGTTCAGGTTGCGATCCTGTCGGAACGCATTTCCAACCTGACCGAGCATTTCAAGGGTCACCACAAGGATAACCACAGCCGTCGCGGCCTGTTGATGCTGGTCAACAAGCGCCGTTCGCTGCTGGACTATCTGAAGAAAAAAGATGGGGCGCGTTACACCGACCTCATCGCCAAGCTGGGCCTGCGCAAGTAA
- the pnp gene encoding polyribonucleotide nucleotidyltransferase, whose protein sequence is MFDVKKVSIELGGKTLTLETGRIARQADAAVLATYGETVVLCAVTAAKSVKEGQDFFPLTVHYQEKYSAAGRIPGGFFKRERGATEKETLTSRLIDRPIRPLFPEGFYNEINVIAQVLSFDGESEPDIVAMIAASAALTLSGVPFMGPIGAARVGYKDGEYQLNPSMDEVKEGELDLVVAATGNAVMMVESEAKELSEDIMLGAVLFAHEASKKVVDAIIQLAEKAAKDPWEVAKGDDLDDLKKKLKKLIGKDITAAYKLSDKSARSNAINAARDKAKAFFAEEGLDAQTVMAGIKLTKKLEAEIVRGAIIKDGKRIDGRTTTQIRPIEAIVGFLPRTHGSALFTRGETQAICTTTLGTKDAEQMIDGLNGVYYENFMLHYNFPPYSVGEVGRFGAPGRREVGHGKLAWRALHPVLPSKDEFPYTIRVLSDITESNGSSSMATVCGGSLSMMDAGVPLKRPVSGIAMGLILDGKDFAVLSDILGDEDHLGDMDFKVAGTEAGITTMQMDIKVAGITQEIFEVALRQAKEGRAHILGEMNKALSSTRTELSAHAPRIETIQIDKSKIRDVIGTGGKVIREIVAETGAKVDIDDEGIIKISSSDIDQIEAAKKWILGIVEEAEVGKVYTGKVVNIVDFGAFVNFMGGKDGLVHVSEMKNERVEKPTDVVSEGQEVKVKVLEIDPRGKVRLSMRVVDQETGEELEDTRPAREPREPRGDRGDRGDRGRGPRRDGGDRGGRGGDRGGDRGPRRDRGPRTEGKGGDDDGSNAGLPDFLTQD, encoded by the coding sequence ATGTTCGATGTAAAGAAAGTATCAATCGAGCTGGGCGGCAAGACCCTCACGCTCGAAACCGGTCGTATTGCGCGTCAGGCCGACGCCGCCGTGCTGGCGACCTATGGCGAGACCGTGGTGCTGTGCGCCGTGACTGCCGCCAAGTCGGTGAAGGAAGGACAGGACTTCTTCCCGCTGACCGTCCATTATCAGGAAAAATATTCCGCCGCCGGACGCATTCCCGGTGGTTTTTTCAAGCGTGAGCGTGGCGCGACCGAGAAGGAAACGCTGACCAGCCGCCTGATCGACCGTCCGATCCGTCCGCTGTTCCCGGAAGGTTTCTATAACGAAATCAACGTCATCGCTCAGGTTCTGAGCTTCGACGGCGAGAGCGAGCCCGACATCGTGGCGATGATCGCCGCGTCGGCTGCGCTGACCCTGTCGGGCGTGCCCTTCATGGGCCCGATCGGCGCCGCGCGAGTCGGTTACAAGGATGGCGAGTATCAGCTGAACCCGTCGATGGACGAGGTGAAGGAAGGCGAACTCGACCTGGTGGTCGCCGCCACCGGCAATGCGGTGATGATGGTCGAATCCGAAGCCAAGGAGCTTTCGGAAGACATCATGCTGGGCGCCGTCCTGTTTGCCCATGAAGCAAGCAAGAAGGTTGTCGACGCGATCATCCAGCTGGCCGAAAAGGCCGCGAAGGATCCGTGGGAAGTCGCCAAGGGCGACGATCTGGATGACCTCAAGAAAAAGCTGAAGAAGCTGATCGGCAAGGACATCACGGCCGCTTACAAGCTGTCTGACAAGTCGGCGCGTTCGAACGCGATCAACGCCGCTCGCGACAAGGCGAAGGCGTTCTTCGCCGAGGAAGGCCTGGACGCCCAGACCGTCATGGCCGGCATCAAGCTGACCAAGAAGCTGGAAGCCGAAATCGTTCGCGGCGCCATCATCAAGGATGGCAAGCGCATCGACGGCCGCACCACCACGCAGATCCGTCCGATCGAGGCGATCGTCGGCTTCCTGCCGCGCACCCATGGTTCGGCGCTGTTCACCCGCGGTGAAACGCAGGCGATCTGCACCACCACGCTGGGCACCAAGGACGCCGAGCAGATGATCGACGGCCTGAACGGCGTCTATTATGAAAACTTCATGCTGCACTATAACTTCCCGCCTTATTCGGTCGGTGAAGTCGGCCGCTTCGGCGCGCCGGGCCGTCGTGAAGTCGGTCATGGCAAGCTGGCATGGCGTGCGCTGCACCCCGTGCTGCCCAGCAAGGACGAGTTCCCCTACACCATCCGCGTCCTGTCCGACATCACCGAGTCCAACGGCTCGTCGTCGATGGCAACTGTTTGCGGCGGTTCGCTGTCGATGATGGATGCGGGCGTTCCGTTGAAGCGTCCGGTGTCGGGCATCGCCATGGGCCTGATCCTCGACGGCAAGGATTTCGCTGTTCTGAGCGACATTCTGGGCGACGAAGATCACCTTGGCGACATGGACTTCAAGGTGGCGGGCACGGAAGCGGGCATCACCACCATGCAGATGGACATCAAGGTTGCCGGCATCACGCAGGAAATCTTCGAAGTCGCCCTGCGTCAGGCGAAGGAAGGCCGCGCCCACATTCTGGGTGAAATGAACAAGGCGCTGTCCTCGACCCGCACCGAACTGTCGGCGCACGCTCCCCGCATCGAGACGATCCAGATCGACAAGTCGAAGATCCGTGACGTCATCGGCACGGGCGGCAAGGTGATCCGCGAGATCGTCGCGGAAACCGGCGCCAAGGTCGATATCGACGACGAGGGCATCATCAAGATCAGCTCGTCCGACATCGACCAGATCGAAGCCGCCAAGAAGTGGATCCTCGGCATCGTCGAGGAAGCGGAAGTCGGCAAGGTCTATACCGGCAAGGTCGTCAACATCGTCGATTTCGGTGCGTTCGTGAACTTCATGGGCGGCAAGGACGGTCTCGTCCACGTGTCCGAAATGAAGAATGAGCGCGTCGAAAAGCCGACCGACGTCGTGTCGGAAGGCCAGGAAGTGAAGGTCAAGGTTCTCGAGATCGACCCGCGCGGCAAGGTTCGCCTGTCGATGCGCGTCGTTGACCAGGAAACCGGCGAAGAGCTGGAGGACACCCGTCCTGCGCGCGAACCGCGTGAGCCCCGTGGTGATCGCGGCGATCGTGGCGACCGTGGTCGTGGCCCGCGTCGCGACGGCGGTGATCGTGGCGGCCGTGGTGGTGATCGGGGCGGCGATCGTGGCCCGCGCCGCGACCGTGGTCCGCGCACGGAAGGCAAGGGTGGAGACGATGACGGCTCCAACGCCGGTCTGCCCGACTTCCTGACGCAGGACTGA
- a CDS encoding sensor histidine kinase gives MQRTNERFVERLPLRLRRPAYAYLLTALICGACLALRLMASNFLPIGYPFVSFFPAVILSTFLFGLGPGIFAAILCGFLSWHFFIPLPPEGIFDGGVALALIFYGLVVGIDIALIHLMQRANFNLAVERERSRALAENRELLFRELQHRVSNNLQVVAAMLSLQRRHVDHEVAARALDDAASRLALVGRISRALYDPSEEGQDLNAFLTRLTADVVEASGREDISVTVVAPPGLTLESHVAVPLALIVAEAVSNAIEHGLPNRGGAITVTLEDMSGTLSLEIADDGKGISPDFEIDKGSSLGLRIAQALAAQLSGQFALHPRPEGGAIVRLDLPAQAH, from the coding sequence ATGCAACGCACCAATGAGAGGTTCGTGGAGCGCTTGCCGCTTCGGCTTCGACGGCCCGCTTATGCCTATCTGTTGACGGCTCTCATTTGCGGCGCTTGCCTTGCCCTTCGGCTCATGGCGTCCAATTTCCTGCCCATCGGCTATCCCTTCGTTTCCTTCTTTCCCGCGGTCATCCTGTCAACTTTCCTGTTCGGCCTTGGCCCAGGGATTTTCGCGGCGATATTGTGCGGTTTCCTGTCCTGGCATTTCTTCATTCCATTGCCGCCAGAGGGCATATTTGACGGCGGGGTTGCCCTGGCTCTCATTTTCTACGGGTTGGTTGTGGGAATCGATATCGCGCTCATCCACCTTATGCAGCGCGCCAATTTCAACCTGGCGGTGGAGCGCGAACGCAGCCGCGCCCTGGCGGAAAATCGGGAACTGCTGTTCCGCGAATTGCAGCATCGGGTGTCCAACAACTTGCAGGTCGTAGCGGCAATGCTGTCGCTGCAACGGCGTCATGTGGATCATGAAGTGGCGGCCCGCGCGCTGGACGATGCCGCCAGCCGCCTGGCGCTGGTCGGGCGGATCAGCCGGGCGCTTTACGATCCATCGGAGGAAGGACAGGACCTTAACGCCTTCCTGACCCGATTGACCGCGGACGTTGTCGAGGCGAGCGGACGGGAGGATATCAGCGTCACGGTCGTCGCGCCCCCTGGCCTGACGCTGGAATCGCATGTCGCGGTGCCATTGGCCCTGATCGTCGCCGAGGCGGTCAGCAACGCCATCGAGCATGGGCTGCCGAACCGGGGCGGTGCGATTACCGTTACGCTGGAGGATATGAGCGGTACGCTGTCGTTGGAAATCGCCGACGATGGAAAGGGGATTTCGCCCGACTTTGAAATCGACAAGGGCAGTTCACTGGGCCTCAGAATAGCGCAGGCGCTGGCCGCGCAACTCAGCGGGCAGTTCGCCCTGCACCCCCGGCCAGAAGGGGGCGCGATCGTCCGGTTGGACCTGCCCGCGCAGGCGCATTGA